From Heterodontus francisci isolate sHetFra1 chromosome 9, sHetFra1.hap1, whole genome shotgun sequence, the proteins below share one genomic window:
- the LOC137373714 gene encoding mitochondrial basic amino acids transporter isoform X1, with protein MALDFFAGCLGGVAGVVVGHPFDTVKVRLQVQNSNQPRYRGTVHCFRSIIKQESVFGLYKGIGSPMMGLTFINAIVFGVHGNTMRYLGRDTPLNQFLAGAAAGGIQCVICCPMELAKTRMQLQGMGEYQIKSKVYKNSLDCLVRIYRKQGICGINKGMVTTILREIPGFGFYFLTYDCLTRALNCEPDDSFIIPKLLFAGGMSGIASWISTYPIDVIKSRMQADGVGGVNQYQGIMDCVRQSYKKEGWQVFARGLTSTLLRAFPVNAATFATVTLFLMYSRVDEGCKELEAAPAIQQPSSL; from the exons GTGTTGCAGGTGTTGTTGTAGGACATCCCTTTGATACAGTAAAG GTTCGACTTCAAGTGCAGAATTCTAACCAGCCACGTTACCGTGGGACAGTACATTGTTTCCGTTCCATCATCAAACAAGAGTCT GTCTTTGGACTGTACAAAGGTATTGGTTCACCAATGATGGGTTTGACCTTCATCAATGCTATTGTTTTTGGTGTCCATGGAAATACAATGCGTTACTTGGGAAGGGACACACCACTTAACCAGTTCCTTGCAGGGGCTGCAGCTGGGGGCATCCAGTGCGTCATCTGTTGCCCTATGGAACTGGCAAAAACGAGGATGCAGCTTCAAGGCATGGGTGAATATCAAATTAAAAGCAAGGTCTACAAGAATTCACTGGACTGCTTGGTCAGAATTTATAGAAAGCAAGGAATCTGTGGAATCAACAAAGGCATGGTGACCACCATTTTGAGAGAAATACCTGGCTTTGGCTTCTATTTCCTTACTTATGATTGCCTGACCAGAGCCTTAAACTGTGAACCAGATGATAGTTTTATAATTCCTAAATTGCTGTTTGCTGGTGGTATGTCTGGGATCGCATCTTGGATCTCCACCTATCCTATTGATGTGATTAAATCCCGAATGCAAGCTGATGGAGTTGGAGGAGTAAACCAGTATCAGGGCATCATGGACTGTGTCCGTCAGAGCTACAAGAAGGAAGGGTGGCAAGTGTTCGCACGAGGGCTCACCTCTACCCTTCTGAGAGCTTTCCCTGTCAATGCTGCTACTTTTGCTACTGTCACACTCTTCCTCATGTACtcgagggttgatgagggttgcAAGGAGCTGGAGGCTGCACCAGCAATCCAGCAGCCTTCAAGCCTCTAA
- the LOC137373714 gene encoding mitochondrial basic amino acids transporter isoform X2 yields the protein MMGLTFINAIVFGVHGNTMRYLGRDTPLNQFLAGAAAGGIQCVICCPMELAKTRMQLQGMGEYQIKSKVYKNSLDCLVRIYRKQGICGINKGMVTTILREIPGFGFYFLTYDCLTRALNCEPDDSFIIPKLLFAGGMSGIASWISTYPIDVIKSRMQADGVGGVNQYQGIMDCVRQSYKKEGWQVFARGLTSTLLRAFPVNAATFATVTLFLMYSRVDEGCKELEAAPAIQQPSSL from the coding sequence ATGATGGGTTTGACCTTCATCAATGCTATTGTTTTTGGTGTCCATGGAAATACAATGCGTTACTTGGGAAGGGACACACCACTTAACCAGTTCCTTGCAGGGGCTGCAGCTGGGGGCATCCAGTGCGTCATCTGTTGCCCTATGGAACTGGCAAAAACGAGGATGCAGCTTCAAGGCATGGGTGAATATCAAATTAAAAGCAAGGTCTACAAGAATTCACTGGACTGCTTGGTCAGAATTTATAGAAAGCAAGGAATCTGTGGAATCAACAAAGGCATGGTGACCACCATTTTGAGAGAAATACCTGGCTTTGGCTTCTATTTCCTTACTTATGATTGCCTGACCAGAGCCTTAAACTGTGAACCAGATGATAGTTTTATAATTCCTAAATTGCTGTTTGCTGGTGGTATGTCTGGGATCGCATCTTGGATCTCCACCTATCCTATTGATGTGATTAAATCCCGAATGCAAGCTGATGGAGTTGGAGGAGTAAACCAGTATCAGGGCATCATGGACTGTGTCCGTCAGAGCTACAAGAAGGAAGGGTGGCAAGTGTTCGCACGAGGGCTCACCTCTACCCTTCTGAGAGCTTTCCCTGTCAATGCTGCTACTTTTGCTACTGTCACACTCTTCCTCATGTACtcgagggttgatgagggttgcAAGGAGCTGGAGGCTGCACCAGCAATCCAGCAGCCTTCAAGCCTCTAA